Genomic window (Ranitomeya variabilis isolate aRanVar5 chromosome 8, aRanVar5.hap1, whole genome shotgun sequence):
catactttctccatattaatgtttatggatgtagatgaggacagagaagcccccggaggaggatgtggggggcacatactgtctccatattaatgtctatggatgtagatgaggacagagaagcccccggaggaggatgtggggggcacatactttctccatattaatgtctatggatgtagatgaggacagagaagcccccggaggaggatgtggggggcacatactttctccatattaatgtctatggatgtagaggaggacagagaagcccccggaggaggatgtggggggcacatactttctccatattaatgtctatggatgtagatgaggacacagaagcccccggaggaggatgtgggggggcacatactttctccatattaatgtctatggatgtagatgaggacagagaagcccccggaggaggatgtggggggcacatactttctccatattaatgtctatggatgtagatgaggacacagaagcccccggaggaggatgtgggggggcacatactttctccatattaatgtctatggatgtagatgaggacagagaagcccccggaggtggatgtggggggcacatactttctccatattaatgtctatggatgtagatgaggacagagaagcccccggaggtggatgtggggggcacatactttctccatattaatgtctatggatgtagatgaggacagagaagcccccggaggaggatgtggggggcacatactttctccatattaatgtctatggatgtagatgaggacagagaagcccccggaggaggatgtggggggcacatactttctccatattaatgtcttgaCAATACAGAACCTAATCCTCCTTATGTGCACTGCTGCGGGGGCGTGCCACGTGGCGTCTGGCGGGGGCGTGGCGTCTGGCGGGGGCGTGCCGCGCGGCGGGGGTCTGTGGTCTCCTTACAGACTCTCATCTCCTCGCAGTGATGGCAGCGATACGTAAGAAGCTCGTGATTGTCGGTGATGGAGCGTGCGGGAAAACCTGTCTGCTGATCGTGTTCAGTAAGGACCAGTTCCCTGAGGTCTATGTGCCCACTGTGTTCGAGAACTATGTGGCTGATATTGAAGTGGATGGAAAGCAGGTGGGTGCTGGGGCCGGGGTGGCGGGGGGCTGTCAGGGGTCTTTCGTCATTAATTGCTTTCTGCCTCTTTTAGGTGGAGTTGGCCCTGTGGGACACAGCTGGACAGGAAGACTACGACCGGCTGCGGCCCCTGTCCTACCCCGATACGGACGTTATATTAATGTGCTTCTCCATCGATAGCCCTGATAGTTTAGGTAAGTGTGAGGCGCGAGCCCCCCCCCCCAGTATGAGGCACAGCCCCCCCCAGTATGAGGCGCAaattccccccccctccccctccagtATGAGGCGCAGACCCCCCCTCAGTATGAGGCACAGCCCCCCCCAGTGTGAGGCACGAGCCCCTTTGCAGCTGTGCGCTGATAATCCATAGACATACAGTAGATGACGTGTAAGCGGTGAGGTGACGGTGCGGTACATGTCCTGCACTGGCGCCTCCTCTGGGGGTCTCACTATTGACCTGCATGATGTTGTGGTTGTTGGTGTACGCTGTGTGTCGGCCGTGTACCACTCAGGACCGAGTCTCTGGTGGCACGATCTGCCCCTCAATCTTTGCggccccccccccagcacaggtgtctcctcccccccccccccccccccagcacaggtgcctcccctccccccccccccagcacaggtgcctcccccccccagcacaggtgtctcttccccccccccagcacaggtgtctcctccccccccccccccagcacaggtgcctccccccccccagcacaggtgtctcctcctcccccccccccagcacaggtgtctcctcccccccccccggcacaggtgtctcctccccccccccccagcacaggtgcctcctcctcccccccccccccacagcacaggtgtctcctcccccccccccagcgCAGGTGTCTCCTCCCCCCCCAGCGCAggtgtctcctccccccccccccagcacaggtgtctcctcccccccccccccagcacaggtgtctcctcccccccccccccccagcacaggtgtctcctccccccccccagcacaggtgtctcctcccccccccccagcacaggtgtctcctcccccccagcacaggtgtctcctccccccccccccccagcacaggtgtctcctccccccccccagcacaggtgtctcctcccccccccccagcacaggtgtctcctcccccccccccccagcacaggtgtctcctcccccccccagcacaggtgtctcctcctccccccccccccccccccagcacaggtgtctcctcctcccccccccccagcacaggtgtctcctcctccccccccagcacaggtgtctcctccccccccccagcacaggtgtctcctcccccccccagcacaggtgtctcctcccccccccccccagcacaggtgtctcctcccccccccccccagcacaggtgtctcctcccccccccccccagcacaggtgtctcctcccccccccccccagcacaggtgtctcctcccccccccccccagcacaggtgtctcctcccccccccagcacaggtgtctcctctcccccccccccagcacaggtgtctcctccccccccccccagcacaggtgtctcctccccccccccagcacaggtgtctcctcccccccccccccccagcacaggtgtctcctcccccagcacaggtgtctcctcccccccccccagcacaggtgtctcctcctacccccccccccagcacaggtgtctcctcctacccccccccccccagcacaggtgtctcctcctaccccccccccagcacaggtgtctcctcccccccccagcacaggtgcccctcctcccccccccagcacaggtgtctcctcctccccccccagcacaggtgtctcctccccccccccagcacaggtgtctcctcccccccccccagcacaggtgtctcctccccccccccccccccccagcacaggtgtctccttcctcccccccagcacaggtgtctcctcccccccccccccagcacaggtgtctcctccccccccccagcacaggtgtctcctccccccccccagcacaggtgtctcctcccccagcacaggtgtctccccccccccccagcacaggtgtctcctccccccccccagcacaggtgtctcctcccccccccccagcacaggtgtctccttcctccccccccccccccagcacaggtgtctcctcccccccccccccagcacaggtgtctcctcccccccccccagcacaggtgtctcctctcccccccccccccagcacaggtgtctcctctccccccccccccccagcacaggtgtctccttcccccccccccccagcacaggtgtctccttcccccccccccccccagcacaggtgtctccttccccccccccagcacaggtgtctcctctcccccccccccccccagcacaggtgtctcctcccccccccccaagcacaggtgtctcctcccccagcacaggtgtctcctcccccccccccccagcacaggtgtctcctccccccccccccagcacaggtgtctccttcctccccccccccccccagcacaggtgtctcctctcccccccccccccccagcacaggtgtctcctctccccccccccccccagcacaggtgtctcctctcccccccccccccagcacaggtgtctcctctcccccccccccccagcacaggtgtctccttcccccccccccagcacaggtgtctccttcccccccccccccagcacgggtgtctcctcccccccccccccccccagcacaggtgtctcctcccccccccccccaagcacaggtgtctcctcctcaaccccagcacaggtgtctcctccccccccccccagcacaggtgtctcctccccccccccccagcacaggtgtctcctccccccccccccagcacaggtaTCTCCTcccccagcacaggtgtctccttcctccccccccccccagcacaggtgtctcctccccccccccccccagcacaggtgtctccttcctccccccccccccagcacaggtgtctccttcctcccccccccagcacaggtgtctcctctccccccccccccagcacaggtgtctcctctcccccccccccccccagcacaggtgtctccttcccccccccccccagcacaggtgtctccttccccccccccccagcacaggtgtctccttccccccccccccccagcacaggtgtctcctccccccccccccccagcacaggtgtctcctccccccccccaagcacaggtgtctcctcctcaaccccagcacaggtgtctcctcccccccccccccagcacaggtgtctcctcccccccccccccagcacaggtgtctcctccccccccccccagcacaggtaTCTCCTcccccagcacaggtgtctcctccccccccccccagcacaggtgtctcctccccccccccccagcacaggtgtctcctctcccccccccccccccagcacaggtgtctcctcccccccccccccagcacaggtgtctcctccccccccccccccagcacaggtgtctcctccccccccccccccccagcacaggtgtctcctccccccccccccccagcacaggtgtctcctcccccccccccccccgcacaggtgtctcctccccccccccccccccccccagcacaggtgtctcctcccccccccccccagcacaggtgtctcctacctccccccccccccccccagcacaggtgtctcctccccccccccccagcacaggtgtctcctcccccccccccagcaGTCCTCATACATTCTTTGTCTCGGTTGTGCTCAATTTAGTGATTTTATTATCGGTCTTCATAGAAAATATCCCAGAGAAATGGACCCCGGAGGTGAAGCACTTCTGCCCCAACGTGCCCATCATCCTTGTGGGGAACAAGAAGGACCTGCGCAATGACGAGCACACCCGCCGGGAGCTCACCAAGATGAAGCAGGTGGGTGCAGCCCGGACGCTTGTGGCGGTGATGATACACCGGACGGCTCGCTCGCCGTGTGACCTCTAGATCTGCGATCACGTGAGAGCTGGGCGGAGCCTCCCTCTGTAGGGACCAATCAGATTGCAGCCTCCTGATTGCGTGCGCTGCTGCTCCCCGCGTGCGCTGCTGCTCCCCGCGTGCGCTGCTGCTCCCCGCGTGCGCTGCTGCTCCCCGCGTGCGCTGCTGCTCCCCGCGTGCGCTGCTGCTCCCCGCGTGCGCTGCGTCTCATCTTCTGGTCTTTACTCCATCATCTCAGGAGCCGGTGAAACCTGAAGAAGGACGGGACATGGCCAACCGGATCTCGGCCTATGGCTACATGGAGTGCTCCGCGAAGACCAAGGACGGCGTGCGGGAAGTGTTTGAGCTGGCCACACGGGCCGCCCTGCAAGCCAGACGCGGCAAGAAGAAGACGACGTGCCTTCTGATCTAAGGGCGGAGTGTGCACCCCCCCCGGCATCTCACAGGACCCCCGACCATTAATCTAGAGTGTCTCCTCCATTTATCCTCTGATATTTTATAAGACGTCGTCTCGCTCAGTATTTAAAGTCCTCGTTCTTTCTCTCTCCGCCTCTGTATCGTCACTGCTAGCGGCAGACTAACGCCTACATTCCATGTCACGGGGGCCGCAGTGTGCGCACCGCCCCCCACAATGCAGAGTGCCGTGGCCCCGGGAGCCGTGGCCCCAGGAGCCGCCTACGAGCGCTCCTCCTCCACTGAGGTCAGGATTGGACCTCTCCTCCACGTGCAGCAGAGCGTGCGGTGCCTTCAGATCTCTGCAGCCGATGGAGCACTACGGCATCTGAGGGGTTAATTAGCGAGGCTCCGCCTCCTGGCCGTTACTGTTTTTTATGTGGCATTGGTTAATAAAATCATTTTCTGTATCAGCCGTGTAATTTGTCTCTGATCATCAGGTGGCAGGTGAGGACGGAGCCCTGCACCGCTGCATCCTGTGAGGGTCCGGTAATCTCAGGACAGTGCTGCACTGTCAGCCACAGCCGTCACATAGCGGAAGAGCAGCCGCTGCCTGATGGGAGTAGTCCTCTCTGCTCAGGCGCTGCAGCCGCTGCCTGATGGGAGTAGTCCTCTCTGCTCAGGCACTGCAGCCGCTGCCTGATGGGAGTAGTGCTCTCTGCTCAGGCACTGCAGCCGCTGCCTGATGGGAGTAGTCTTCTCTGCTCAGGCACTGCAGCCGCTGCCTGATGGGATTAGTCCTCTCTGCTCAGGCACTGCAGTCGCTGCCTGATGGGAGTAGTCTTCTCTGCTCAGGCGCTGAAGCCGCTGCCTGATGGGAGTAGACCTCTGCTCAGGCGCTGAAGCCGCTGCCTGATGGGAGTAGACCTCTGGTCAGGCGCTGAAGCCGCTGCCTGATGGGAGTAGTGCTCTCTGGTCAGGCGCTgcagctgctgcagctgctgcctgaTGGGAGTAGTGCTCTGCTCAGGCGCACCTTCTTGCTCTTTAGTTCTCAGTTACTTGCCCTCTGGGGGGAGGAGCCTGCACCGCGGAGGTGTGGGTGATGGGGAGGAGCCTGCACCGCGGAGGTGTGGGTGATGGGGAGGAGCCTGCACCGCGTGGGTGATGGGGAGGCGCCGTGTGGTACTGTGGCCCCAGCCATGGTGTGTGATGAGGCCTGGGGTGCAGAGGTCCCCTCCAGAGGACGATGTTGGTGGCCTCAGTGCCACTGACTAAGGCCATGTGCGCATGTTGCAGATTTAACtgggtggaattttctgtgcagattcagcGTTTCTTGGCAGAAGACGCAGGTCAGTATCTGCAccgttttttggtatgtgcacacgttgcagatttttgtgcggatttcttcctcttttttttttttttttaacccctgcagatttctataagggtatgtgtccacgttcaggatttggtcaggattttacgcaggtaaaatctgcacctgaggtcactggccggtcacctgcggtttctgcaatgtaaggacatgctgcgttctgaagagacgcgccacatgtccgtttccgcgggtctgccgcctgcgtcttttaatgcatagtggagaagggatttcatgaaatctgctgtaacatctggacgctgcggctctacaccgcatcaaacacgcagcgtttcctgaccgtggacacataccctcatggaacgggtgcagaaatgcagcagatctgcaaaaagaattgacatggttcttctttgaatctgctgcgttttctctgcagatttttccgcaccgtcagcacagcactttttttgccattgatttacattgtactgtaaggctgtgtccacgttcaggaaacgctgcgtgtttgatgcggtgtagagccgcagcgtccagatgttacagcggatttcatgaaatcccgtctccactatgcattaaaagacgcaggcggcagacccgcggaaacggacatgtggcgcgtgtcttcagaacgcagcatgtccttacattgcagaaaccgcaggtgaccggccagtgacctcaggtgcagatttggtcaggattttacctgtgtaaattcctgaccaaatcctgatgcaatcctgaacgtggacacatacccttaatcactTGTAGATCTACagtgtttctgtgcggaaaaaaaagctgcagatctgcaggaagtaAACAATGCGTGCACACGGCCTAGTAAACAATGCGTGCACACGGCCTAGTAAACAATGCGTGCACGCGGCCTAGTAAACAATGCGTGCACGCGGCCTAGTAAACAATGCGTGCACGCGGCCTAGTAAACAATGCGTGCACGCGGCCTAGTAAACAATGCGTGCACGCGGCCTAGTAAACAATGCGTGCACGCGGCCTAGTAAACAATGCGTGCACGCGGCCTAGTAAACAATGCGTGCACGCGGCCTAGTAAACAATGCGTGCACGCGGCCTAGTAAACAATGCGTGCACGCGGCCTAGTAAACAATGCGTGCACGCGGCCTAGTAAACAATGCGTGCACGCGGCCTAGTAAACAATGCGTGCACGCGGCCTAGTAAACAATGCGTGCACGCGGCCTAGTAAACAATGCGTGCACGCGGCCTAGTAAACAATGCGTGCACGCGGCCTAGTAAACAATGCGTGCACGCGGCCTAGTAAACAATGCGTGCACGCGGCCTAGTAAACAATGCGTGCACGCGGCCTAGTAAACAATGCGTGCACGCGGCCTAGTAAACAATGCGTGCACGCGGCCTAGTAAACAATGCGTGCACGCGGCCTAGTAAACAATGCGTGCACGCGGCCTAGTAAACAATGCGTGCACGCGGCCTAGTAAACAATGCGTGCACGCGGCCTAGTAAACAATGCGTGCACGCGGCCTAGTAAACAATGCGTGCACGCGGCCTAGTAAACAATGCGTGCACGCGGCCTAGTAAACAATGCGTGCACGCGGCCTAGTAAACAATGCGTGCACGCGGCCTAGTAAACAATGCGTGCACGCGGCCTAGTAAACAATGCGTGCACGCGGCCTAGTAAACAATGCGTGCACGCGGCCTAGTAAACAATGCGTGCACGCGGCCTAGTAAACAATGCGTGCACGCGGCCTAGTAAACAATGCGTGCACGCGGCCTAGTAAACAATGCGTGCACGCGGCCTAGTAAACAATGCGTGCACGCGGCCTAGTAAACAATGCGTGCACGCGGCCTAGTAAACAATGCGTGCACGCGGCCTAGTAAACAATGCGTGCACGCGGCCTAGTAAACAATGCGTGCACGCGGCCTAGTAAACAATGCGTGCACGCGGCCTAGTAAACAATGCGTGCACGCGGCCTAGTAAACAATGCGTGCACGCGGCCTAGTAAACAATGCGTGCACGCGGCCTAGTAAACAATGCGTGCACGCGGCCTAGTAAACAATGCGTGCACGCGGCCTAGTAAACAATGCGTGCACGCGGCCTAGTAAACAATGCGTGCACGCGGCCTAGTAAACAATGCGTGCACGCGGCCTAGTAAACAATGCGTGCACGCGGCCTAGTAAACAATGCGTGCACGCGGCCTAGTAAACAATGCGTGCACGCGGCCTAGTAAACAATGCGTGCACGCGGCCTAGTAAACAATGCGTGCACGCGGCCTAGTAAACAATGCGTGCACGCGGCCTAGTAAACAATGCGTGCACGCGGCCTAGTAAACAATGCGTGCACGCGGCCTAGTAAACAATGCGTGCACGCGGCCTAGTAAACAATGCGTGCACGCGGCCTAGTAAACAATGCGTGCACGCGGCCTAGTAAACAATGCGTGCACGCGGCCTAGTAAACAATGCGTGCACGCGGCCTAGTAAACAATGCGTGCACGCGGCCTAGTAAACAATGCGTGCACGCGGCCTAGTAAACAATGCGTGCACGCGGCCTAGTAAACAATGCGTGCACGCGGCCTAGTAAACAATGCGTGCACGCGGCCTAGTAAACAATGCGTGCACGCGGCCTAGTAAACAATGCGTGCACGCGGCCTAGTAAACAATGCGCGCACGCGGCCTAGTAAACAATGCGCGCACGCGGCCTAGTAAACAATGCGCGCACGCGGCCTAGTAAACAATGCGCGCACGCGGCCTAGTAAACAATGCGCGCACGCGGCCTAGTAAACAATGCGCGCACGCGGCCTAGTAAACAATGCGCGCACGCGGCCTAGTAAACAATGCGCGCACGCGGCCTAGTAAACAATGCGCGCACGCGGCCTAGTAAACAATGCGCGCACGCGGCCTAGTAAACAATGCGCGCACGCGGCCTAGTAAACAATGCGCGCACGCGGCCTAGTAAACAATGCGCGCACGCGGCCTAGTAAACAATGCGCGCACGCGGCCTAGTAGCCTAAAGATGTACAACTTTCTCACGATGTTTAGGGCTCGATATTTAATGAAACATAAGTCAAATCAGACACTGCTTGATGATGGAGGAGCGTGCAGCCTGGAAGGGAAGAGGGCGGCATTAACTGCAGAGCTGAAATCTGCGGCATTGCTACCAgtgctggagaaagatgatcctcaGGCCAGGACCCGGAGCCATCACTGTGGGGTCCAATCTGTGAGCAGACTCGTCCGGTGGGACCATGGGCCTGTGATGTCTGTGGAAGGCTGGGGCTCGGGTCTTGTGTCTGTGGGGGTCCGGGTCTTGCAGGCTGTTCTTGGGTCTGCACAGGCCATATAAGATGCTTCCTCTGTACATGGAGGAGTCCTAGAGAGAACGGCGTGATCCCTGAGGAGCAGATGCCACGACCGAGGGTCCCGGGGCGATGGGGGTCTCCGTAGTGAGCGGTCAGTAATTACAGGGGTAATTTGGTGGCGTTCACTCCAGTTTGGCAGctgccacaacttttttttttttgcctaattctGGCCAGTAACGACCCCAGATCTTACTACACGTGACCCCAACCCCCGGGGGCAGCCGC
Coding sequences:
- the RHOA gene encoding transforming protein RhoA; translated protein: MAAIRKKLVIVGDGACGKTCLLIVFSKDQFPEVYVPTVFENYVADIEVDGKQVELALWDTAGQEDYDRLRPLSYPDTDVILMCFSIDSPDSLENIPEKWTPEVKHFCPNVPIILVGNKKDLRNDEHTRRELTKMKQEPVKPEEGRDMANRISAYGYMECSAKTKDGVREVFELATRAALQARRGKKKTTCLLI